Proteins found in one Streptococcus criceti HS-6 genomic segment:
- the dexB gene encoding glucan 1,6-alpha-glucosidase DexB: MEKHWWHKATVYQIYPKSFNDSNGDGIGDLQGIISKLDYLQKLGITAIWLSPVYQSPMDDNGYDISNYEAIADIFGDMADMEELLDQAKQRGIRIIMDLVVNHTSDEHAWFIEAKENPSSPERDFYIWRAQPNDLQSIFGGSAWQYDEKSGQYYLHFFSKKQPDLNWGNDQLRQQIYAMMNFWIDKGIGGFRMDVIDMIGKIPDQGISTNGPKLHDYLKEMNRASFGVHDLMTVGETWGASPEIAKQYSNPEHHELSMVFQFEHIGLQHKLGAPKWDYERELNIPALKEIFNKWQTELELGQGWNSLFWNNHDLPRILSIWGDIGIYREKSAKALAILLHLMRGTPYIYQGEEIGMTNYPFTDLEEINDIESLNFAQEALEEGQNMPAIMDSIRMIGRDNARTPMQWTRSEQAGFSDTPNTWLPVNPNYQTINVEAALADPESIFYTYQKLIKLRKDNEWLIDANFELLETADKIFAYKRVLDQDSYLVVANLSNQEQDFAWSSSFEEIIIANTDIQGVLTNRRLRPWDAFCLKLSH, encoded by the coding sequence ATGGAAAAGCATTGGTGGCATAAGGCAACGGTCTATCAGATTTATCCCAAATCTTTCAACGACTCAAATGGTGATGGTATTGGTGATTTACAAGGTATTATCAGCAAGTTGGATTACCTTCAAAAATTAGGAATTACAGCTATCTGGTTATCTCCAGTCTATCAGAGTCCAATGGATGACAATGGTTATGATATTTCAAATTATGAAGCTATCGCCGATATTTTTGGCGATATGGCAGATATGGAAGAGCTCTTGGATCAGGCTAAGCAACGGGGAATCAGGATTATCATGGATTTGGTGGTCAATCATACGTCTGACGAGCATGCTTGGTTTATTGAAGCTAAAGAAAATCCTAGTAGCCCAGAGCGGGACTTCTATATTTGGCGGGCTCAACCTAATGATTTGCAATCTATCTTTGGTGGCTCCGCCTGGCAATATGATGAAAAATCAGGTCAATATTATCTCCACTTTTTCAGTAAGAAACAGCCTGATTTGAATTGGGGAAATGACCAGCTCCGCCAGCAAATTTACGCCATGATGAATTTTTGGATTGACAAGGGTATCGGTGGTTTTCGCATGGATGTTATTGACATGATTGGGAAAATCCCTGATCAAGGTATTTCGACCAACGGTCCCAAGCTCCATGATTATCTAAAGGAAATGAATCGAGCTAGCTTTGGCGTCCATGATCTGATGACAGTTGGGGAAACTTGGGGAGCCAGCCCTGAAATTGCTAAACAGTACTCCAATCCCGAACATCATGAGCTTTCTATGGTCTTTCAATTTGAACATATCGGTCTGCAGCATAAGCTGGGGGCACCTAAATGGGATTATGAGAGGGAGCTCAATATTCCTGCTCTTAAAGAGATTTTTAATAAGTGGCAGACTGAGCTTGAACTGGGGCAGGGGTGGAATTCCTTATTTTGGAATAACCACGATCTTCCAAGGATTCTCTCTATCTGGGGTGATATTGGTATTTATCGGGAAAAATCTGCTAAGGCTCTGGCCATTCTCCTACATTTGATGCGAGGGACCCCTTACATCTACCAGGGGGAAGAAATCGGTATGACCAATTATCCTTTTACTGACCTTGAAGAAATCAATGATATTGAATCGCTCAATTTTGCCCAAGAGGCCTTGGAAGAAGGTCAGAATATGCCAGCGATCATGGACAGTATTCGGATGATTGGACGGGATAATGCCAGAACCCCAATGCAATGGACCAGATCGGAACAAGCCGGCTTTTCAGACACTCCTAACACTTGGCTGCCAGTTAATCCCAATTACCAAACTATTAATGTTGAAGCAGCTTTGGCAGATCCAGAATCAATCTTTTATACTTATCAGAAATTAATTAAACTTCGTAAGGATAATGAATGGCTAATTGATGCCAACTTTGAACTTCTGGAGACAGCGGATAAGATCTTTGCCTATAAGCGTGTCTTAGATCAAGATAGTTACCTTGTTGTAGCCAATCTATCAAATCAGGAGCAAGATTTTGCTTGGTCCAGCTCTTTTGAAGAGATCATTATTGCAAATACAGATATCCAAGGTGTTTTAACCAATAGGAGGCTTAGGCCCTGGGATGCTTTCTGCCTGAAGCTCAGTCATTAA